One window from the genome of Pandoraea fibrosis encodes:
- a CDS encoding metal ABC transporter substrate-binding protein, protein MFGLGQWGSKASGGKSWLGAGLVATMVALALAFVSPARAQDTRLPVGASFSILSDIVKVVGGDRVDVTTLVGPDQDTHVYEPTPADVAKISGTKLFFVNGLGFEGWLPRLMKSSHYPGTLVTVTKGLKPRTMVDDGKTVTDPHMFQDPERVKAMVANIAAALSQADPAGSAYYADRAKNYQAALDDLITWANKQLAPVPPARRVVLTSHDAFGYLGQRFGIRFLAPEGVSTESEASAKDVANLIRVIRRTGIKAVFMENISNPRLVQRIAKDAKVTVDGKLYSDALSQNPEASTYLQLFQHNIRALAAAMKDNR, encoded by the coding sequence ATGTTCGGATTGGGTCAATGGGGCAGCAAAGCGTCGGGCGGCAAATCCTGGCTTGGCGCAGGGCTCGTCGCCACAATGGTTGCCCTGGCGCTGGCGTTCGTCAGCCCGGCACGCGCGCAGGACACGCGCCTGCCCGTCGGTGCGAGCTTCAGCATCCTGTCCGACATCGTGAAAGTGGTTGGCGGCGACCGGGTCGATGTCACCACGCTCGTCGGCCCCGATCAGGACACGCACGTCTATGAGCCGACCCCGGCGGACGTCGCCAAGATCTCCGGCACCAAGCTCTTCTTCGTGAACGGGCTGGGCTTCGAAGGCTGGCTGCCGCGCCTGATGAAGTCGAGCCACTATCCAGGCACGCTCGTCACGGTCACAAAGGGCCTCAAGCCCCGTACCATGGTCGACGACGGCAAGACCGTGACCGATCCGCACATGTTCCAGGACCCCGAGCGCGTGAAGGCGATGGTCGCCAACATTGCCGCCGCCCTGTCGCAGGCCGATCCCGCCGGCAGCGCCTACTACGCGGATCGCGCCAAGAACTATCAGGCTGCGCTCGACGACCTGATCACCTGGGCCAACAAGCAACTCGCCCCGGTTCCGCCGGCCCGCCGCGTGGTGCTGACCTCGCATGACGCCTTCGGCTATCTCGGCCAGCGCTTCGGCATCAGGTTCCTCGCCCCGGAAGGCGTGTCGACGGAAAGCGAAGCCAGCGCCAAGGATGTGGCGAACCTGATTCGCGTGATCCGCCGTACCGGCATCAAGGCGGTCTTTATGGAAAACATCTCCAATCCCCGTCTGGTCCAGCGCATCGCCAAGGACGCCAAGGTGACGGTCGACGGCAAGCTTTACTCCGACGCGCTCTCACAGAACCCGGAAGCCTCGACCTACCTCCAGTTGTTCCAGCACAACATCCGCGCCCTTGCTGCCGCGATGAAGGACAACCGCTAG
- a CDS encoding metal ABC transporter permease: MSTVVDLLVGPFSEFDFMRHALVGSLALSIGCTPVGVFLLLRRMSLMGDSLSHAVLPGAAVGYLIGGLSLPWMAGGGMVAGLLVALLAGLSSRRTRLDEGASFAGFYLLALAGGVVIVSKWGNSVDLMHLLFGSVLAVDDPSLLLVAAIATVTLLWFGWHYRGLVLDSADPTFLGHGQGKSVMRYHLGFTVLTVMNLVAGFQAMGTLMAVGLMMLPAATARLVARTLPGMLLVAWLVASASSVIGLLLSYYLACPSGPAIVLTAGIAYLSALLVTPGQANSAKAPAL, translated from the coding sequence ATGAGCACGGTCGTGGATTTGCTCGTCGGCCCGTTCTCGGAATTCGACTTCATGCGGCACGCCCTTGTCGGCAGCCTTGCGTTGTCGATCGGTTGCACGCCGGTGGGTGTGTTCCTGCTGCTGCGTCGCATGAGCCTGATGGGCGACTCGCTCTCTCACGCGGTGTTGCCGGGCGCGGCCGTCGGCTATCTGATCGGCGGCCTCTCGCTGCCGTGGATGGCGGGCGGCGGCATGGTGGCCGGCTTGCTGGTGGCCTTGCTCGCCGGGCTGTCGAGCCGTCGCACGCGGCTTGACGAAGGCGCGTCGTTTGCCGGCTTCTATCTACTGGCGCTGGCCGGTGGCGTGGTGATCGTGTCCAAATGGGGCAACAGCGTCGATCTGATGCATCTGCTCTTCGGTTCGGTGCTCGCGGTAGACGACCCGTCGCTCCTGCTCGTCGCGGCGATCGCGACGGTGACGCTGCTCTGGTTCGGCTGGCATTATCGCGGTCTCGTGCTGGATAGTGCCGATCCGACATTCCTCGGCCACGGCCAGGGCAAGAGCGTGATGCGTTACCACCTCGGCTTTACCGTGCTGACGGTGATGAACCTCGTGGCGGGATTTCAGGCGATGGGCACGCTCATGGCCGTAGGACTGATGATGTTGCCGGCAGCGACCGCCCGGCTCGTCGCCCGCACGCTCCCCGGCATGCTGCTAGTGGCCTGGCTGGTCGCGAGCGCGTCGAGCGTGATCGGGCTGCTGCTTTCGTATTACCTGGCCTGTCCCTCGGGACCGGCCATCGTTTTGACGGCTGGCATCGCCTATCTGAGCGCATTGCTGGTCACGCCGGGCCAGGCAAATAGTGCGAAGGCTCCGGCGCTTTAA
- the ybeY gene encoding rRNA maturation RNase YbeY — MSERAPRSPRHALTLTSQFVAGPAFAAHKALLSRTAVRRWVQAALLADAELTLRFVDAEEGQTLNRGYRGKDYATNVLTFAYAQDESDPVTGDIVLCCPVVEREANEQGIPLEAHYAHLIVHGVLHAQGYDHEADDEAQEMEGLETEILAGLGYADPYASEKSAPATFADAKTNAKAPAKPRRA; from the coding sequence ATGAGCGAGCGGGCCCCTCGTTCGCCGCGCCACGCGCTCACGCTGACGAGCCAGTTCGTGGCCGGCCCGGCATTCGCCGCGCACAAGGCGCTGCTCTCGCGCACGGCGGTACGCCGCTGGGTGCAGGCGGCCTTGTTGGCCGACGCCGAACTGACGCTGCGCTTCGTCGATGCCGAGGAAGGCCAGACGCTCAATCGAGGCTATCGCGGTAAGGACTACGCCACCAACGTGCTCACGTTTGCCTACGCGCAAGATGAAAGCGATCCGGTCACGGGCGACATCGTGTTGTGCTGCCCGGTCGTCGAGCGCGAAGCGAACGAACAAGGCATTCCCCTCGAAGCGCATTACGCGCACCTGATCGTGCACGGCGTGCTCCACGCGCAGGGATACGATCACGAGGCCGACGACGAGGCGCAGGAGATGGAAGGCCTGGAGACGGAAATTCTCGCCGGTCTCGGGTACGCCGATCCCTATGCGTCGGAAAAGTCTGCGCCGGCCACTTTCGCCGACGCCAAAACCAACGCTAAAGCACCGGCCAAACCGCGCCGCGCCTGA
- a CDS encoding PhoH family protein, giving the protein MKAPVQEFTAPRDDNRRLANLCGPLDENLRQIEQALDVSITRRGHRFSVRGKSAVIATQALESFYNRATEPLSVDDIQLGLVESRQGLVPTVRHGDDNPFAAGETEDGSPVLHTRRSDLHGRTPAQRDYLKQILSHDVTFGIGPAGTGKTYLAVACAVDALERDAVKRIVLTRPAVEAGERLGFLPGDLAQKVDPYLRPLYDALYDLLGFDKTQKYFEKQMIEIAPLAYMRGRTLNHAFIILDEAQNTTPEQMKMFLTRIGFGSKAVVTGDTTQVDLPRGSKSGLMEAQLILKNVRGIAMTRFTSVDVVRHPLVARIVEAYDAHTQHAEAGLDLPESNDRERRDGRATRGKA; this is encoded by the coding sequence TTGAAAGCACCCGTCCAAGAATTCACCGCCCCGCGCGACGACAATCGCCGGCTGGCCAACCTTTGCGGCCCGCTGGACGAAAACCTGCGTCAGATCGAACAGGCACTCGACGTCTCGATCACCCGGCGCGGCCATCGCTTCTCCGTGCGCGGCAAGAGCGCCGTGATCGCCACGCAGGCCCTCGAGAGTTTCTACAACCGCGCCACCGAACCCTTGTCGGTCGACGATATTCAGTTGGGCCTCGTGGAATCGCGCCAGGGTCTCGTGCCGACCGTGCGTCACGGCGATGACAACCCGTTTGCCGCCGGCGAAACCGAGGACGGCTCGCCCGTGCTGCACACGCGCCGCAGCGACCTTCACGGCCGTACCCCGGCGCAGCGCGATTACCTGAAGCAGATTCTGTCGCACGATGTCACGTTCGGCATCGGGCCAGCCGGTACCGGCAAGACCTACCTCGCGGTCGCGTGCGCTGTCGACGCGCTTGAGCGTGACGCGGTCAAGCGCATCGTGCTCACGCGCCCGGCGGTGGAAGCCGGCGAGCGTCTGGGTTTCCTGCCCGGCGATCTGGCACAGAAGGTCGACCCGTACCTGCGCCCGCTTTACGACGCGCTGTACGACCTGCTCGGCTTCGACAAGACGCAGAAGTATTTCGAAAAGCAGATGATCGAGATCGCGCCGCTCGCGTATATGCGCGGGCGCACGCTCAATCACGCGTTCATCATTCTGGACGAGGCGCAGAACACGACGCCCGAACAGATGAAGATGTTCCTCACGCGGATCGGCTTCGGCAGCAAGGCCGTCGTGACCGGCGACACCACGCAGGTCGACCTGCCGCGCGGCTCGAAGAGCGGCCTGATGGAAGCACAACTGATCCTGAAGAACGTTCGCGGCATCGCCATGACCCGCTTCACCAGCGTGGATGTGGTGCGTCACCCGTTGGTCGCCCGCATCGTCGAAGCCTACGACGCGCACACGCAACACGCCGAAGCCGGACTGGACCTGCCGGAATCGAACGACCGCGAACGCCGAGATGGCCGGGCGACGCGAGGCAAGGCATGA
- the miaB gene encoding tRNA (N6-isopentenyl adenosine(37)-C2)-methylthiotransferase MiaB, with product MAKKIYIKTFGCQMNEYDSDKMADVLGAAEGLEKTDSPEDADVILFNTCSVREKAQEKVFSDLGRMRALKEIKPDLVIGVGGCVASQEGAAIVQRAPYVDVVFGPQTLHRLPQMLEARRTTGRSQVDISFPEIEKFDHLPPAKVEGATAFVSIMEGCSKYCSYCVVPYTRGDEVSRPFEDVLTEIAGLAEQGVREITLLGQNVNAYRGLMADGEIADFALLIEYVAEVPGIERIRYTTSHPKEFTQRLIDTYAKVPKLVSHLHLPVQHGADRVLSAMKRGYTVLEYKSIIRRLRQVRPDMSMSSDFIVGFPGETEEDFDKLMAMIHDIGYDTSFSFIYSPRPGTPAANLPDDTPREVKLRRLQHLQAVIEENAARISQRMVGSRQRILVEGVSRKDPNELQGRTENNRVVNFPVPEAQRASLIGQMTDVVITFAYPHSLRGELVTTH from the coding sequence ATGGCAAAGAAGATTTATATCAAGACGTTCGGCTGTCAGATGAACGAGTACGACTCCGACAAGATGGCGGACGTGCTCGGCGCAGCCGAAGGTCTCGAAAAGACCGATTCCCCCGAAGACGCCGACGTCATCCTGTTCAATACGTGCTCCGTGCGCGAAAAGGCACAGGAAAAGGTGTTCTCGGATCTGGGCCGCATGCGCGCCCTCAAGGAGATCAAGCCGGATCTGGTCATCGGCGTAGGCGGCTGTGTCGCCAGTCAGGAAGGCGCCGCCATCGTGCAACGTGCGCCCTACGTAGACGTGGTATTCGGCCCGCAAACGCTGCACCGTCTGCCGCAGATGCTCGAAGCGCGCCGCACCACGGGCCGCTCGCAGGTCGACATCTCGTTCCCGGAAATCGAGAAGTTCGACCACCTGCCGCCGGCCAAGGTCGAGGGCGCCACGGCGTTCGTCTCGATCATGGAAGGCTGTTCGAAGTATTGCAGCTACTGCGTGGTGCCCTACACGCGTGGCGACGAAGTATCGCGCCCGTTCGAAGACGTGCTCACCGAGATTGCCGGTCTGGCCGAACAAGGCGTGCGCGAAATCACGCTGCTGGGTCAGAACGTGAACGCCTATCGAGGCCTGATGGCCGACGGCGAAATCGCCGACTTCGCGCTGCTCATCGAATACGTCGCCGAAGTGCCCGGCATCGAGCGTATCCGCTACACGACCAGCCACCCGAAGGAATTCACGCAGCGTCTGATCGACACCTACGCCAAGGTGCCCAAGCTCGTGAGCCATCTGCACCTGCCCGTGCAGCACGGCGCCGACCGCGTGCTCTCGGCGATGAAACGCGGCTATACCGTGCTCGAATACAAGTCGATCATTCGCCGCCTGCGTCAGGTGCGCCCGGACATGTCGATGTCGTCGGACTTCATCGTCGGCTTCCCCGGCGAGACGGAAGAGGATTTCGACAAGCTCATGGCGATGATCCACGACATCGGCTACGACACGAGCTTCTCGTTCATCTACAGCCCGCGCCCTGGCACGCCCGCTGCCAACCTGCCGGACGACACGCCGCGCGAGGTCAAGCTGCGCCGCCTGCAACATCTGCAAGCCGTGATCGAGGAAAATGCTGCGCGCATCAGCCAGCGCATGGTCGGCTCGCGTCAGCGCATTCTCGTCGAAGGCGTCTCGCGCAAGGACCCGAACGAGCTGCAAGGGCGCACCGAGAACAATCGCGTGGTGAACTTCCCCGTGCCCGAGGCGCAACGCGCCAGCCTGATCGGCCAGATGACCGACGTGGTAATCACCTTCGCCTACCCGCACTCGTTGCGTGGCGAACTGGTCACCACGCACTAA